The Pseudomonas sp. B21-023 genomic interval CCCAGTACCCTCGTCGCCGAGGGCCTGCTCAACCCACGCGGCATCTGCCTGCAGGCCGATGGCAGCCTGCTGCTGGCCGAGGCCGGCTCCGGCCTGCCCGAGCAGCCCTTCAGCGGCCGGATCAGCCGACTGCAACAGGATCCGACCTCACCCGGCGCCTACATGCCCCGGGAAACCCTGGCACAGGGCTTTCGCGCCATGAACATGCAGGCGCGCATGTTGCGCGACGAAATCATGGGGTTGTCGGACATCGCCTGCGGTGACGGACGCTGCCTGGCCAGCCAGACCGACTATGTCGAGGGCTCGAGGTTGCTCGACCTGCAGTTCAACCCGCCCGAGCCGGTGTTCCACAGCCGCGGCAACCTCAACGCACTGTGCTTTCATCCAACCCGGCACAGCTGGCTGGCGGTCAAGCCCGATAGCAACCAGTTGGTGGAGTTCGTCGATGGCCAGCACGAGCGCGTGCTGGCGCAGTTGCCCGAACTGGAGCAAGGCCAGGAGGCCGTGCCCGTCACACTGGTGTACGAACCCGACACGGACGCGGTACTGATCAGTCTGTTCTCCGGCGAGCTGCACGGTGACCCGCTGCGCAAGGGCATCGACTTTGCAGACAGGGCCGGACGGGTCATCCGGGTCTGGCCAGCCGATGGACGCATCGAGGTGGTTGTCCAGGGGCTGCAACTGCCCACCGGCCTGGCCCTGGATCGCAACGGCAACCTGCTGGTGCTGGAGCTCTGCGACAGCGTGCAGCAACCTTTGACGCCTGACTGGCACGGCGAACCGCGGCATGGCGGCTTCACCCGTTTCTCAGGCAGGCTCCTGCACTGCAACCTGCAGACCGAGCAGGTGACGGTGCTTGCCCAAGGCCTGGATACGCCGTCCAACCTGTGCCTGGTGCGCGATGGGGTGTTGGTCAGCGAAGGCATGGGGCTGCTGGGGCGGGCACTGCCCACGCCAGAGGGCGAGGTGGTGCAATTGGGTGGCAGAGTGCGCTGGGTGGGGCTTTGATACGGCGTACATTCAAGCCTTGAACATTCCCGGCGTCCGGCGTAAAAACTCCCTGCCCTCCCCAATCCCGCAAGGAGCACCGGATGCTGGAGCTGCACACCGACCGCCTCTACCTGCGCCCCCTGAACGAAGCCGATTGGCCACTGTTCCTCAGGCTCCACCGCGAGCCTGACACCATGCGCCATGTGTTCGACGAACTGCCGGAAAGCGAAGTGCGCCGTGGTTTCGAACACCGCCTGCCGCAGTGGTCGCCCGAAGCGGAGCATTGGCTGTGCCTGGTGATGGTCGACAAGGCCAGTGGCTGCGACGTCGGCGTCACCGGCCTGCGCGTGCTGCGCCCCGGCCACGCCGAGGTCGGCTACCTGCTGCTGCCGCAATGGCACGGCAAGGGCCTGGGCAGCGAGTCGCTGCGGGCCATCCTGGCATTCGCCGCCGACAAAGGCCTGGGTTCGCTGGAAGCAACTGTCACCGACGGCAACGACGGCTCCTGCCGGCTCCTGGAAAAGTGCGGTTTCACCCTCGCCCGCCGTGTGCCCCAGGCCTACCTGCTGCGCAATACGTTGCACGACGACCTCATCTACACCCTCGACCTGCACGGATAGCCCATGAACCCCTATCAATGCCTGCCGCCCCGCGCCTTCTGGCGCACGGCGATCGCCGTGCGGCCCGCCGAACAGGTCGGCGAGCTGTGGTCGCCCGCCTTCGAGATCGACGCCAAGGATGCCATCGTCACCGCCGGTTCCTGTTTTGCCCAGCACATTGGCCGTGCCCTGGTGGCCCGGGAAATGAACTGGCTCGATGCCGAGCCAGCCCCGGCCGACTTGCCCGAGGAGCAGCGCAAGGCGCGACAGTACGGAGTGTTTTCGTTCCGCACCGGCAACCTCTACACCCCGGCCATGCTGCGCCAGTGGCTGCAATGGGCGCTGGATGACCAGCCCCAGCCTGGCGAGACCTGGGCGCATGACGGACGCTTTTTCGACCCGTTCCGCCCCACCGTTGAGCCCGCCGGTTTCGCCAGCGAGCAGGCGTTGTTCGCCTCGCGCCAGGCAACCCTGACGGCGATCCGCCTGGCGGTGCGCCGCGCCAAGGTGTTCGTCTTCACCCTGGGCCTGACCGAGGCCTGGGTCCACCGCGACACCGGCGTGGTCTATCCGCTGTGCCCCGGTACCGTGCGCGGCGAGTTCGACCCGCGAGTTCACCAGTTCCGCAACTTCGGCTTCACCGACACCTGCCAGGCCATGACCGACGCCATCGCGCTGATGCGTGCGGTGAACCCAAGCCTGCGCCTGTTGCTCACCGTCTCGCCGGTGCCGCTGACCGCCAGCGCCACCGGCGAGCATGTGCTCAGCGCCACCACCTATTCCAAGTCGGTGCTGCGCGCCGTGGCCGGCCAGTTGTGCCAGGACCTGCCCGAGGTGGACTATTTCCCGTCCTACGAGATCATCACCGGCGCCCCGTTCAAGGGCGCCTTCTACCAGCCCAACCAGCGCGAGGTGACGCCCGAGGGAGTGGCCTTCGTCATGCGCCAGTTCTTCGCCGGCCTCGCCGCCGAGGCCGCGCCCGTGGCAAGCGTCGCCACCCCGTCCGTAACCTGTGAGGACCTTGTCTGTGAAGACGCCAGGCTCGACTATTACGCCTAGTTTCCTGCTGCTGGGCGATTCCCATGTCGCGGTGGTCGGCCTGGCCGCCAGGGCGCGGGGGCTGGCGTTCGGTGGTGGGCCGCTAGGTGCCGGGCGCGATTTTGGCGTGGATTTCTTCAGCCTGGCGGCGGACGACGTGGCAATGCGCGAACCCGAGCTGGAGCAACTGTATCGCCAGGCCCTCGCCCAGCTCGACGCCCCCTGCCTTGGGCGGATTCCCGGCCCGCTGGTGTGCAGCATC includes:
- a CDS encoding GNAT family N-acetyltransferase, whose translation is MLELHTDRLYLRPLNEADWPLFLRLHREPDTMRHVFDELPESEVRRGFEHRLPQWSPEAEHWLCLVMVDKASGCDVGVTGLRVLRPGHAEVGYLLLPQWHGKGLGSESLRAILAFAADKGLGSLEATVTDGNDGSCRLLEKCGFTLARRVPQAYLLRNTLHDDLIYTLDLHG
- a CDS encoding GSCFA domain-containing protein is translated as MNPYQCLPPRAFWRTAIAVRPAEQVGELWSPAFEIDAKDAIVTAGSCFAQHIGRALVAREMNWLDAEPAPADLPEEQRKARQYGVFSFRTGNLYTPAMLRQWLQWALDDQPQPGETWAHDGRFFDPFRPTVEPAGFASEQALFASRQATLTAIRLAVRRAKVFVFTLGLTEAWVHRDTGVVYPLCPGTVRGEFDPRVHQFRNFGFTDTCQAMTDAIALMRAVNPSLRLLLTVSPVPLTASATGEHVLSATTYSKSVLRAVAGQLCQDLPEVDYFPSYEIITGAPFKGAFYQPNQREVTPEGVAFVMRQFFAGLAAEAAPVASVATPSVTCEDLVCEDARLDYYA